A part of Bacteroidia bacterium genomic DNA contains:
- a CDS encoding PKD domain-containing protein, with amino-acid sequence MMRSILVLFLTIISIPSYAQLFPHLVFQRFYDNIGDDYPRKLLRSSDGNILIGGNTILTDSASLDCSNIWIIKVDTTGEMLWEQEITMSGCEELRDMVSSDDGGVIFTGVTNSLIPHKEKGDEDYWGDYFIGKVDSMGEVEWLQSYGGSDLDQANSIVKGFYREFVIAGGSHSRDGDVGQNYGMSDIWALKIDTKGQPRYSKVVGGMNNEWANAMTLCQDGDYLLAGYSSSPDESYRNPGLYGNGYLVRMAQSGPVVWQKSFPCPLGGYFSAVKETDQGKIVVAGTRRTKEGGQDFWYLRLNQDGSLISEHILPGQENEVLEALVICDDRGFLMGGYSTFRSGKGPYIKGGDDFWLVRTNSSGNMVWRNTYGGTMDERCRDVLEYRPGVYFAIGEKKNLFTRNHKSEDNDFWLLRIDEYPTDSIAASIYVRADENRINRLVPTRFRARHKYGDRFFWDFGDGTTSTEENPLKTYDISGLYEIKLTVFANENCQQTVYLEKYLEVW; translated from the coding sequence ATGATGCGTTCTATACTTGTGCTTTTCCTGACAATCATTTCGATCCCTTCATATGCGCAGTTATTCCCCCATCTGGTATTTCAGCGGTTTTATGATAATATCGGCGATGATTACCCCCGTAAACTGCTCCGGTCCAGCGACGGCAACATCCTGATTGGGGGAAATACAATTCTCACAGATTCAGCCAGCTTGGATTGTTCCAATATATGGATCATCAAAGTGGATACAACCGGTGAAATGCTGTGGGAACAGGAGATCACGATGAGTGGTTGTGAAGAACTGAGAGACATGGTGTCGAGTGACGACGGGGGAGTGATATTTACTGGTGTTACCAATTCGCTTATTCCGCACAAGGAAAAAGGAGATGAAGACTACTGGGGGGATTACTTTATCGGTAAAGTGGACAGTATGGGGGAGGTTGAATGGCTTCAAAGTTATGGTGGTAGCGACCTCGACCAGGCCAATTCTATTGTAAAGGGTTTTTACCGTGAGTTTGTAATTGCCGGTGGCTCGCACTCCCGCGATGGCGACGTCGGCCAAAATTACGGCATGAGCGATATATGGGCATTGAAAATTGATACCAAAGGTCAGCCTCGTTACTCAAAAGTTGTCGGAGGTATGAATAATGAATGGGCCAATGCTATGACTCTGTGTCAGGACGGTGATTATCTGTTGGCTGGGTATAGCAGTTCTCCTGATGAAAGTTACAGAAATCCAGGACTTTACGGCAATGGTTATCTCGTACGAATGGCTCAATCGGGCCCTGTCGTATGGCAAAAATCTTTCCCATGCCCACTGGGCGGGTACTTTTCCGCAGTAAAAGAGACCGATCAGGGTAAAATTGTAGTAGCCGGCACCCGCCGCACCAAGGAGGGAGGGCAGGATTTCTGGTATTTGCGGCTCAATCAGGATGGTTCTCTTATCAGCGAACATATTCTTCCCGGTCAGGAAAATGAGGTGCTTGAAGCATTGGTCATCTGCGATGACCGTGGTTTCCTCATGGGCGGATACTCTACCTTCCGATCAGGCAAAGGGCCTTATATCAAGGGTGGCGATGATTTCTGGCTTGTGCGAACTAATTCTTCCGGAAACATGGTATGGCGCAATACCTATGGTGGCACAATGGATGAGCGTTGCAGGGATGTGCTTGAATACCGCCCCGGCGTCTATTTTGCCATCGGAGAAAAGAAAAATCTATTCACCCGAAACCACAAAAGTGAAGACAATGATTTCTGGCTCCTGCGGATAGATGAGTATCCGACCGACTCCATTGCCGCTTCTATATATGTTCGCGCCGATGAAAATCGTATCAACCGCCTCGTGCCCACACGTTTCCGCGCACGCCACAAATATGGCGACCGCTTTTTCTGGGACTTTGGGGATGGTACTACTTCTACCGAAGAAAATCCGCTCAAAACCTACGATATCTCTGGTCTCTACGAAATAAAGCTGACAGTCTTCGCCAATGAAAACTGCCAGCAAACTGTTTACCTCGAAAAATATCTGGAGGTTTGGTGA
- a CDS encoding bifunctional GNAT family N-acetyltransferase/carbon-nitrogen hydrolase family protein — translation MNEFQKIEVRHLVIEDYEALKSSMIDAYKNWEGSFWKESHIRTLLEKFPEGQICVVVDGKVAASALSLIVKYDDFGDNHTYQQITGNYTFSTHNPKGDTLYGIDVFVHSEFRGMRLGRRLYDVRKELCEQLNLRAIVAGGRIPNYNEYADKITPREYIDKVKLKEIYDPVLTFQMSNDFHVKKLITGYLPGDEESREFATLLEWNNIYYSATPHLINAPKTVVRVGLAQWQMRHFPTLEALFEQVEFFVDAVSGYMSDFILFPELFNAPLMAGFNNMNPPEAIRKLAEFTLPLRDKFMEFAVSYNINIITGSMPLMKGDSLYNAGYLCKRDGTYEEYVKLHITPNEVYSWGMVGGNKLQVFDTDCGKVGILICYDVEFPELSRLLADEGMQILFVPFLTDTQNGYTRVSNCARARAIENECYVVIAGSVGNLPRVSNMDIQFAQSAVFTPADFAFPSNGVAAEATPNSEMTLMADVDLDLLKELNNYGSVRNLKDRRKDIYELVHKKNQKIETRVEV, via the coding sequence ATGAATGAATTTCAAAAAATTGAAGTAAGACACTTAGTAATTGAAGACTATGAAGCACTCAAATCATCGATGATTGATGCCTACAAGAACTGGGAGGGATCTTTTTGGAAAGAATCTCACATTCGTACACTCCTTGAAAAATTTCCCGAAGGGCAGATTTGCGTTGTAGTAGATGGCAAGGTAGCCGCATCTGCGCTTTCTTTGATTGTAAAATATGATGATTTTGGCGACAATCACACTTACCAACAGATTACAGGAAACTATACGTTTTCGACTCATAATCCCAAAGGGGATACGCTCTATGGAATAGATGTTTTTGTTCATTCAGAATTTCGGGGAATGCGGCTTGGCAGGAGGCTTTACGACGTGAGGAAAGAGTTATGTGAGCAGCTGAATCTCCGGGCAATTGTAGCGGGCGGGCGAATTCCCAACTACAATGAATATGCAGACAAAATCACGCCCCGCGAATATATCGATAAGGTAAAACTCAAAGAGATTTACGATCCGGTACTCACGTTTCAAATGTCCAATGATTTTCACGTAAAAAAATTAATTACAGGATATCTGCCTGGTGATGAAGAGTCCAGGGAGTTTGCCACGCTTTTGGAGTGGAACAATATTTATTACTCAGCGACTCCGCATTTGATCAATGCCCCCAAAACTGTCGTACGGGTTGGGCTTGCGCAGTGGCAGATGCGGCATTTTCCGACACTCGAAGCATTGTTTGAGCAGGTAGAGTTTTTTGTAGACGCTGTTTCGGGTTATATGAGTGATTTTATCCTGTTCCCTGAATTGTTTAATGCGCCATTGATGGCAGGATTTAACAACATGAACCCTCCAGAAGCCATTCGGAAACTCGCTGAATTTACGCTGCCGCTGCGGGATAAGTTTATGGAGTTTGCCGTTTCCTATAATATCAATATCATCACCGGCAGTATGCCTTTGATGAAGGGAGACAGCCTGTACAATGCAGGGTACCTCTGCAAAAGAGACGGCACTTATGAAGAATATGTAAAGCTGCATATCACCCCCAACGAAGTATATTCATGGGGAATGGTAGGCGGAAACAAATTGCAGGTTTTTGATACGGATTGTGGAAAAGTAGGGATTCTGATTTGTTACGATGTAGAGTTTCCGGAGCTATCGCGTCTTCTGGCAGATGAAGGTATGCAGATCTTGTTTGTCCCCTTCCTGACCGACACACAAAATGGTTATACCCGTGTTAGCAATTGCGCGAGAGCCCGTGCAATAGAAAATGAATGTTATGTTGTCATAGCGGGCAGTGTCGGAAATTTGCCCAGAGTCAGCAATATGGATATTCAGTTTGCGCAATCAGCGGTGTTTACGCCCGCAGACTTTGCCTTTCCCAGCAACGGCGTTGCGGCAGAAGCTACTCCTAATTCAGAGATGACACTTATGGCAGATGTCGATCTTGATCTGCTGAAAGAGCTCAATAATTATGGAAGCGTACGCAATCTGAAAGATCGGCGCAAGGATATCTACGAGTTGGTTCACAAAAAGAATCAGAAAATAGAGACCAGAGTTGAAGTCTGA
- a CDS encoding patatin-like phospholipase family protein, producing MKSIGIVLSGGGYRGIAHIGVLRALHEYNIEPHIIAGTSAGAIIGALYAAGCSTSDMLRFWEEEEIFQFSRFAFGKPGLVDTEKMIGSLEKYIPVQSFEELSKKLFVTATDVINARLNVFSTGPLIKPIIASASFPVIFTPTEVNGELYLDGGIMNNFPVEAIRDRSDMIIGVNVSPLRQVSLKDIDGFLEISQRVFELGSDTTTQSKIPMCDVYICPQELSEYGTFETGKIEKIFEIGYYATLEQIDIIHERINSNG from the coding sequence ATGAAATCTATCGGAATTGTTCTCTCCGGCGGTGGCTACCGCGGCATCGCCCATATCGGCGTGCTTCGTGCCCTTCACGAATATAATATCGAACCTCATATTATCGCCGGTACCAGTGCCGGCGCAATCATAGGCGCTTTGTACGCTGCCGGATGCTCTACTTCCGATATGCTCCGGTTCTGGGAAGAAGAAGAAATTTTCCAGTTTAGCAGGTTTGCCTTCGGCAAACCCGGTCTCGTTGACACCGAAAAAATGATCGGATCCCTCGAAAAATATATTCCCGTACAATCATTCGAAGAACTTTCTAAAAAGCTGTTTGTCACTGCTACCGACGTGATTAATGCCAGATTAAACGTTTTTAGCACGGGCCCACTGATCAAACCCATCATTGCTTCTGCATCATTTCCCGTCATTTTTACCCCTACCGAAGTGAATGGCGAATTGTATCTCGATGGCGGGATTATGAACAATTTTCCGGTCGAGGCCATCAGAGATCGGAGCGATATGATTATTGGGGTGAATGTGAGCCCGTTGCGACAGGTTTCGCTCAAAGATATCGACGGTTTTCTCGAAATCTCTCAAAGGGTTTTTGAGCTTGGGTCAGATACCACTACCCAGTCAAAAATTCCGATGTGTGATGTCTATATCTGTCCGCAGGAACTCAGCGAATACGGAACATTTGAAACCGGGAAAATTGAGAAAATATTCGAAATCGGCTATTATGCTACGCTTGAACAGATCGACATCATTCATGAAAGGATAAATAGCAATGGGTAA
- a CDS encoding MoxR family ATPase: MKFKGTDTYVATRELQIAVSAAIHLEKPLLVKGEPGTGKTLLAHEIARALGKPILTWYVKSTTIAQQGLYEYDAVSRLRDSQLGSEKVEDITHYIKKGKIWEAFAADEQVILLIDEIDKADIEFPNDLLLELDRMEFYCYELQTTIKAKKRPIVIITSNNEKELPDAFLRRCFFHYIKFPDAATMKQIVDVHHPNLNQKLLDRAMKIFYDVREIKGLKKKPSTSELIDWIKLLILERISLKDLEEVNLRENLPPMAGALIKNEQDFQLIEQLRKWGKQGY; the protein is encoded by the coding sequence ATGAAATTCAAAGGAACAGACACATACGTAGCCACCCGTGAATTACAAATTGCGGTGAGTGCTGCTATTCACCTCGAAAAACCCCTGTTGGTAAAAGGTGAACCCGGTACAGGCAAGACATTACTTGCCCATGAAATTGCACGGGCATTGGGGAAACCTATTCTTACCTGGTATGTCAAATCTACCACTATCGCACAACAAGGGCTATACGAATACGATGCCGTATCCCGTCTCCGCGATTCCCAACTGGGTTCTGAAAAAGTCGAGGATATCACCCATTATATCAAAAAGGGGAAAATCTGGGAGGCTTTTGCCGCAGATGAGCAGGTCATCCTCCTGATTGATGAAATCGACAAGGCCGATATTGAGTTTCCCAACGACCTTTTGCTCGAACTCGACCGGATGGAGTTTTATTGTTATGAGCTACAGACGACGATTAAAGCCAAAAAACGCCCGATCGTCATCATTACTTCCAATAACGAGAAAGAGCTTCCAGATGCATTTTTGAGAAGGTGTTTTTTTCACTATATCAAATTTCCGGATGCCGCCACGATGAAACAGATCGTAGATGTTCACCACCCCAATCTCAATCAAAAGTTGCTGGACCGGGCGATGAAAATCTTCTACGATGTCCGCGAAATAAAAGGACTAAAGAAAAAACCTTCAACGAGTGAACTGATAGACTGGATAAAACTGTTGATTTTGGAGCGAATCAGTCTGAAAGATCTGGAAGAAGTAAATCTTCGGGAAAACCTTCCCCCAATGGCAGGAGCACTGATCAAAAATGAACAAGATTTTCAACTGATCGAACAACTGCGAAAGTGGGGAAAACAGGGGTATTAA
- a CDS encoding DUF4386 domain-containing protein, translating into MNTGLISDFSQRKTAIIAGVSLVVMAITAGFAFGFVFQGLVVPEDAETTAQNIRASLSLFRAGIFGWLIVLILDILVAWALYQFLKTINQSISLLTAWLRLVYVVFLGAGLLNFVFVLLLTRGENYLQVFDTGQQNSMILMFVNGFSGIWSLGLIVFGLHLLGLGYLALRSGFIPRFLGILLVIAGGSYLIVHLGFLLLPAYAGVKTAEMILSLPMAVGELGFAIWLLIRGGKPKIAET; encoded by the coding sequence ATGAACACAGGACTTATTTCCGATTTCTCCCAACGAAAAACCGCCATTATAGCCGGGGTTTCACTGGTTGTCATGGCTATAACTGCCGGATTTGCTTTTGGTTTCGTTTTTCAGGGTTTGGTGGTACCTGAAGATGCAGAAACAACCGCGCAAAATATCAGGGCTTCCCTTTCACTTTTCCGAGCAGGTATCTTTGGATGGCTGATCGTGCTGATTCTGGATATACTGGTAGCCTGGGCATTATATCAATTTCTCAAAACCATAAATCAAAGTATTTCCCTGCTTACTGCATGGCTCAGACTGGTATATGTGGTGTTTCTGGGAGCCGGATTGTTGAATTTTGTTTTTGTATTGCTGCTCACCAGGGGTGAAAACTATTTGCAGGTATTTGATACCGGGCAGCAAAACTCGATGATTTTGATGTTTGTCAATGGATTTAGCGGCATATGGTCTCTCGGGCTTATTGTTTTTGGATTACACCTCCTGGGGTTGGGTTATCTGGCACTCCGGTCGGGTTTCATTCCCCGGTTTCTGGGGATTTTGCTGGTCATTGCCGGGGGAAGTTATCTCATTGTTCACCTTGGCTTTCTGCTTTTGCCCGCCTATGCAGGCGTAAAAACAGCGGAAATGATTCTCAGTCTGCCTATGGCTGTCGGAGAATTGGGGTTTGCGATATGGCTTCTGATCAGAGGAGGGAAGCCGAAGATTGCTGAAACATAA
- a CDS encoding VWA domain-containing protein, whose translation MFIDFFLSLRQNGVTTSIREYLDLLEALDKNIAGDDLEEFYYLARTILVKHEGQLDTFDVLFGKYFHGKDGMNDDFWEKVPEEWLRAELEKIIDPEDLKAIESLGGLDALLERFKQLMAAQDERHEGGEQWIGTGGQSPFGAEGFNPEGFRVGPNSTGRRNAIKVWDKRQYANLNDKLELNTRNIKVLLKRLRVLTREGHADQLDLNGTIRKTSENAGMLDIQMVPSRKNRVKVLLLLDIGGSMDDHVEMCSQLFSAARHEFKHLEYYYFHNCLYDFVWKDNRRRHGERIPTWQLLHTYNKDYKVIFVGDAAMSPIEIMYRGGSVEHWNEEPGMIWLQRMKEQFPYMAWINPNPEYAWNYYKSTEILRKFTDFRMFPMTLEGIQLAMKSLKDLRIRYGNEGSLQTYE comes from the coding sequence ATGTTTATCGACTTCTTCCTTTCTCTTCGGCAAAATGGGGTAACCACCTCCATCCGCGAATACCTCGACCTGCTGGAGGCACTCGATAAGAACATCGCGGGCGATGATCTGGAAGAATTTTATTACCTCGCACGAACCATACTGGTCAAACATGAAGGCCAACTTGACACTTTTGACGTCTTGTTTGGCAAATATTTCCACGGAAAAGACGGGATGAATGATGACTTCTGGGAAAAAGTACCCGAAGAATGGTTGCGTGCCGAACTGGAAAAAATCATAGACCCCGAAGACCTGAAAGCCATTGAGTCTCTCGGCGGGCTGGACGCGCTCCTTGAGCGGTTTAAACAGTTGATGGCAGCGCAGGATGAACGCCATGAAGGGGGTGAACAATGGATCGGCACAGGTGGACAATCGCCTTTCGGTGCTGAAGGATTTAACCCTGAAGGATTTCGGGTCGGGCCCAACAGCACAGGCCGCCGCAATGCCATCAAAGTCTGGGACAAAAGGCAGTATGCCAATCTCAACGATAAACTAGAACTCAACACCCGCAATATCAAAGTCCTGCTCAAGCGCCTGCGCGTGCTTACAAGGGAAGGCCATGCCGACCAACTTGACCTGAACGGCACCATCCGAAAAACCTCCGAAAATGCCGGTATGCTGGATATCCAGATGGTGCCTTCCCGCAAAAACCGGGTAAAAGTGTTATTGCTGCTCGATATCGGTGGTTCGATGGACGATCATGTGGAGATGTGTTCCCAGCTTTTTTCAGCTGCAAGACATGAGTTTAAACATCTTGAATACTACTATTTCCACAACTGCCTGTACGATTTTGTGTGGAAAGACAACCGGCGCAGACATGGAGAACGTATCCCCACCTGGCAATTGCTCCATACCTACAACAAAGACTATAAAGTGATATTTGTCGGAGATGCCGCCATGTCGCCGATTGAGATTATGTACAGAGGAGGAAGTGTAGAACACTGGAATGAAGAGCCCGGTATGATATGGCTTCAGCGCATGAAAGAGCAGTTTCCCTATATGGCCTGGATCAACCCTAATCCCGAATACGCATGGAACTATTACAAATCCACCGAGATTTTGCGAAAATTCACTGACTTTCGTATGTTTCCCATGACACTGGAGGGGATTCAACTGGCGATGAAATCCCTGAAAGACCTTCGGATCAGATACGGAAATGAAGGCAGTCTCCAGACCTATGAGTGA
- a CDS encoding T9SS type A sorting domain-containing protein has product MKKVVNAILSNERVLLFLILMTGGLTPGLLSQTVDTLDVNDIRTGISSAGSLFYGPDGNASFEVPKGSGLHSLYRGNLWIGAFDDNDNLRLAAQTYGQSGDDFFAGPLANVYDSTYDAHYHRLWKIDQTTIDLHKANWNTLGYVMPEVIENWPAHGDTSNGEAPFLAPFEDVNHDLVYTPAAGDYPKIRGDQAIFFIINDDRSIHTESGGDKLGVEIHGLVYAFDTLVFPALHQSIFVHYSIFNRRNTTFTNTYLGLWVDYDIGVFGDDQVGCDTILNASFGYNATNNDMAGNYGYGSGPPSVATLFLNQPMTAFVYYDNDFSVTGNPSLPAHYYQYMQGVWKDNKPMSVGGTGYNPALPNPFTTYMFPGDPVTGTGWVAADAGQPNGADRRGLMSHGPFDLLPHTSLCLDVGFIWARDKTGTNLTSLSLMKSRIVEAQNHYLAQNYNCYDTLSPVNGIFPESLLAGVSIYPNPADDQLFISLTEPVDAPLEITVFDLQGRVAGKARFPVGTNTMEITIAGLASGFYSAEIRSGDRLVRKKFIRK; this is encoded by the coding sequence ATGAAGAAAGTAGTTAATGCGATTCTGTCAAATGAGAGAGTGCTTCTTTTCTTGATTTTAATGACCGGGGGATTAACTCCCGGTCTACTTTCCCAAACGGTTGATACATTGGATGTCAATGATATTCGTACAGGCATCAGTTCTGCTGGCAGTCTTTTCTACGGTCCTGACGGAAATGCTTCTTTTGAAGTGCCAAAAGGTTCAGGCTTACATTCTCTCTACCGGGGAAATCTCTGGATAGGCGCGTTTGACGACAATGACAACCTCCGGCTGGCTGCGCAAACTTATGGACAAAGCGGTGACGATTTTTTTGCGGGGCCTCTGGCCAATGTTTATGACAGTACTTACGACGCACACTACCATCGACTCTGGAAAATCGATCAGACTACTATTGACTTGCATAAAGCGAACTGGAATACACTGGGTTATGTCATGCCCGAAGTTATCGAAAACTGGCCGGCCCACGGTGACACAAGTAATGGCGAAGCGCCTTTTCTCGCGCCTTTTGAAGATGTAAACCATGACCTTGTCTATACACCTGCTGCCGGAGATTATCCCAAAATCAGAGGAGATCAGGCCATATTTTTTATAATCAATGACGACAGGTCAATACATACTGAATCAGGTGGAGACAAACTGGGAGTAGAAATTCACGGCCTCGTATATGCCTTTGATACATTGGTATTTCCGGCCCTGCATCAGAGCATTTTCGTCCACTACAGCATTTTCAACCGCCGGAACACAACGTTTACCAATACTTATCTCGGCCTTTGGGTAGATTACGATATTGGCGTTTTCGGTGACGACCAGGTAGGTTGTGATACCATCCTGAATGCATCCTTTGGCTACAATGCAACCAACAATGATATGGCCGGGAACTATGGATACGGGTCGGGACCGCCTTCTGTGGCTACGCTTTTTCTCAATCAGCCAATGACCGCTTTTGTCTATTACGACAATGATTTTTCTGTAACTGGCAATCCTTCACTCCCTGCGCATTACTATCAGTATATGCAGGGCGTTTGGAAAGATAACAAACCCATGAGTGTTGGAGGAACAGGGTATAACCCGGCATTGCCCAATCCATTTACGACTTATATGTTTCCCGGGGATCCGGTAACTGGTACCGGCTGGGTGGCCGCAGATGCCGGACAGCCCAATGGCGCAGACCGCCGAGGACTCATGTCTCACGGCCCTTTTGATCTTTTGCCGCATACTTCCCTCTGCCTGGATGTGGGATTTATTTGGGCCAGAGATAAAACCGGCACCAACCTCACCAGTCTCAGCCTGATGAAAAGCCGGATTGTGGAAGCACAAAATCACTATTTGGCGCAGAATTACAATTGCTACGATACGCTGTCTCCCGTAAATGGTATATTCCCTGAATCATTACTGGCAGGCGTATCAATTTACCCGAACCCGGCTGATGATCAGTTATTTATTTCACTCACAGAACCGGTTGACGCGCCACTGGAGATAACGGTTTTTGACCTTCAGGGCAGAGTAGCCGGCAAAGCGCGATTTCCTGTGGGAACAAACACGATGGAAATAACTATCGCCGGCCTGGCCTCCGGGTTTTATTCCGCAGAGATCAGATCCGGCGACCGGTTGGTTCGGAAAAAATTTATCCGAAAGTAA
- a CDS encoding Crp/Fnr family transcriptional regulator, with amino-acid sequence MLETLLAFVSKFPQFSDEEVKLIVENLVVEEYKKGTILLKEGEVSTQCYFILKGCIRQYFQMEDDEKTTAFFTEEQAVVSFASYSAQIPANHYFACVEDCTVIVGDFEKEKEMYQKFPQLQALTRTMMEQDFGRTQENFATFITSSPEERYRHLLEKRPELLHRVPLHQIASYLGITPESLSRIRKRLAAKG; translated from the coding sequence ATGCTGGAAACTTTATTAGCCTTCGTTTCCAAATTCCCCCAATTCAGTGACGAAGAGGTGAAGCTTATTGTGGAAAATCTTGTGGTTGAGGAATATAAAAAAGGAACCATCCTGCTCAAAGAAGGAGAAGTTTCGACCCAATGTTACTTTATCCTCAAGGGCTGCATCAGGCAGTATTTTCAAATGGAAGACGACGAGAAAACCACTGCCTTTTTTACTGAAGAGCAAGCGGTTGTTTCTTTTGCGAGCTATTCTGCCCAGATTCCGGCCAATCACTACTTCGCCTGCGTCGAAGATTGTACGGTGATCGTCGGCGACTTTGAAAAGGAGAAGGAGATGTATCAAAAATTTCCCCAACTCCAGGCCCTTACGCGCACGATGATGGAGCAGGATTTTGGGCGGACGCAGGAAAATTTTGCCACATTCATTACTTCTTCTCCCGAAGAGCGGTATCGTCATTTATTGGAAAAACGCCCCGAACTGCTTCATCGTGTACCCCTGCATCAGATCGCAAGTTATCTGGGCATCACGCCTGAATCGTTGAGCAGAATCAGGAAAAGATTGGCCGCAAAGGGCTGA
- a CDS encoding hydroxymethylglutaryl-CoA reductase, whose amino-acid sequence MLVPSLLLKQLYTFGSLKNAESGVQFSMKNRLSDATITSLTSLTIGETDVPLNKVAVVLSDGRTLAPSDISKNTPINFPLREVMDVIADIPHLPEGKHKIEIGFEAKPFGKLKLKVEGGITIKEHRAIVIPRSKTDDYDEEIIKIRQKFVEDYTGKNLEHISQYSFDPHITAGNCEHFIGVAQVPIGLAGPLTIQGEHAVGDFLIPMATAEGTLVASYNRGMKLINACGGVKCSVVDDVMQRAPVFVMEDARAAREFVKWVQANFKEIAGHAESTTSIGKLSYIDPYLASKFAYLRFNFTTGDAAGQNMVGRATFAACSWILDHYKEYRIAHFYLESNLATDKKASQVNVMHTRGKRVTAECVIKRDVLEQFMRVDTKTLAYHAGVANVGAILSGANNNGLHSANGITAMFIATGQDVANVSESSAGIAYTELTPENDLYFSVTIPSLIVATYGGGTGLATQKECLELLGCYGRGKVHKFAEIVAGVVLAGELSLASAISSSDWVSSHEQYGRNR is encoded by the coding sequence ATGTTAGTTCCCAGTTTGCTGCTAAAGCAATTGTACACTTTCGGCAGTCTGAAAAATGCAGAATCCGGTGTTCAGTTTTCGATGAAAAATCGACTGAGCGATGCGACGATTACTTCACTGACGAGCTTGACAATTGGTGAAACAGACGTCCCTTTAAATAAAGTTGCTGTTGTGCTGTCAGACGGCAGGACGCTTGCTCCGTCCGATATTTCTAAAAATACGCCTATCAATTTTCCGCTGCGGGAAGTGATGGACGTTATTGCCGATATTCCCCATTTGCCCGAAGGAAAACACAAAATCGAAATAGGTTTCGAAGCCAAGCCGTTTGGAAAACTTAAGCTGAAAGTCGAAGGCGGAATTACGATCAAAGAACACCGGGCTATCGTCATCCCCCGAAGCAAAACCGATGACTACGACGAGGAGATCATCAAAATCCGCCAAAAATTTGTGGAGGATTATACCGGCAAAAACCTGGAGCATATCTCTCAGTACTCATTTGACCCGCATATTACTGCCGGCAATTGTGAGCATTTTATCGGCGTAGCCCAGGTACCCATTGGCCTGGCTGGCCCCCTTACCATACAGGGAGAGCATGCGGTCGGTGATTTCCTCATTCCTATGGCCACCGCCGAAGGTACACTGGTTGCCTCCTACAACCGGGGTATGAAGCTCATAAATGCCTGTGGTGGCGTGAAATGCAGCGTAGTCGATGATGTCATGCAGCGCGCTCCTGTATTTGTCATGGAGGATGCGCGTGCCGCAAGAGAATTTGTCAAATGGGTGCAGGCCAATTTTAAAGAAATTGCCGGACACGCAGAATCCACTACCTCTATTGGTAAACTTTCCTATATCGATCCTTATCTGGCAAGCAAATTTGCTTACCTTCGGTTTAACTTTACCACAGGTGATGCCGCCGGGCAAAATATGGTGGGCCGCGCTACTTTTGCCGCTTGTAGCTGGATTCTCGACCACTACAAAGAGTACCGGATTGCCCATTTCTATCTGGAATCCAACCTCGCCACTGACAAAAAAGCCTCTCAGGTCAATGTCATGCATACAAGGGGGAAACGGGTAACCGCAGAATGTGTGATCAAACGCGATGTGCTCGAACAGTTTATGCGGGTAGATACCAAAACGCTCGCCTATCATGCCGGTGTTGCAAATGTGGGCGCGATTCTTTCGGGTGCCAACAACAACGGCCTCCATTCGGCCAATGGTATCACTGCTATGTTTATCGCTACCGGGCAGGACGTGGCCAACGTTTCCGAATCTTCAGCGGGTATTGCCTATACTGAGCTTACGCCCGAAAATGATTTGTATTTCTCCGTTACCATTCCCTCTCTGATCGTAGCCACTTACGGCGGCGGTACGGGACTCGCCACGCAAAAGGAATGTCTGGAACTCCTCGGCTGTTACGGGCGCGGGAAGGTGCACAAGTTTGCAGAAATCGTTGCCGGTGTAGTCCTCGCAGGCGAACTTTCGCTGGCTTCTGCAATTTCTTCCTCTGACTGGGTTTCCAGCCACGAACAATACGGAAGAAACCGATAA